Below is a genomic region from Mycobacteriales bacterium.
CTCGATGATCGCGCCGAGGCCGACGAGGTAGAGCGGGATCCACCACGACTTCGTCAGGTGCAGGTTCACCTTGACCGGGTTGAGCTTGAACACCTGGGTGGCGACCAGCACGACGTAACCGATCAGGATCGAGATGATCATCTTCCAGTAGGTGTCCCAGTCCGACCACAGGATCAGCAGGTTGGCGACGATGAAGCCGACTGGAGCCAGCACCGCGGCGAACGGGATCGAGTACGGACGGTTTGCCTCCGGCATCTTCTTGCGGAGTACGCCGAGCGCCAGCGGCGCGCCGCCGTACATCAGAACCGAGATCGAGGTGATCAGGTTCACCAGGCTGTTCCAGCTCGGAAACGGCAGGAAGATGATGCAGCCGGCGATGAACGACACGATCAGGCCGAACCATGGCACCCGCGCCTTGGTGGTCTGCTCGAACCAGCTCGGGAAGTAGCCGTTACGCGAGAGGCCGTAGGACACCCGCGAGGTGGCCGTCGTGTAGATCAGGCCGGTGCCGCTCGGGCTGATGACCGCGTCGATGTAGAGCAGCGTTGCCAGCCAGCCCAGCGCGACCGCGCTCGACAGCTCCGCGAACGGACCCTTGAGAGCGGCCAACGTGGAGTTGGGGTCGGTCCAGTGCGCGGGGATCAACGACGCCGGCAGCGCGCCGACGAAGACGACCTCGAGCAGGAAGTAAATGATCGAACCGATGATGATCGAGCCGATGATCGCCATCGGGATGTCGCGCTTCGGGTTGCGGCTCTCACCGGCGAGCTGGTCGGCCTGCTCGAAGCCGAGCAGGGCGAAGATGATGCCACCGGAGGCGACGGCGGAGAAGATGCCCTTCGCGCCGGCCGGCGCGAAGCCGTCGGCGGCGTGGAAGTTGCTGCCGTGGAACTTGGTGAGCAGCACGATGATCGTGAAGACCGGCACGGCGATCTTCCACCAGGTCAACGCGCTGTTGGTATGCGAGAGCAATCGAACCGTGAGCATGTTGACGACGACGAAGACGGCCATCAACGCGATCGCCACCACGAGACCGCGACCGGACAGAGCGCCGTTGGTCTTGAGGAACTTGTCCGCCCACGAGTAGTGGGTCATGTAGCCGATCGTGGCGAGCACCTCGATCGGGGCGACGGTCGCCGCCTGCAGCCACGAGAACCAGCCGTACGACGCACCCGCGGAGCCACCGAAGGTGAAGTGGGGGAAGCGCGCGGTCCCGCCGGAGATCGGGTACATGCCACCGAGCTCGGCGTGGATCAGCGCGAGGATGATGATCGCGACCGCGCCGATCGCCCATCCGAAGATGGCCGATGGTCCGGCGATGACCAGCGCGCGCTTGGCACCGAGCAGCCAGCCGGAGCCGATGATCGAACCCATCGATGCCCAAGCGAGGCCGATCAGCCCGATCTCACGCCGTAGTTCCTTCTGGCCTAACTGGACCGGCGTCTCGGTCGCAGCCATATCCCCGCCTCCTCAGCGTCGAGTGAGTGACCCTTGGGGCGCAAATATGGCACCGCGCGGGCTACTACACAACGACGCGCGAACGACTCGTTAACCGCGGCGGAACAATACGCCGGATATTGTCGGATTTGTGTCGTAAAGTCAGGTCATCTGCGGCTTCTGGGCGGCGCGGCCGGCGCCGCGGCCGCGCCGGCTACGTGCGCGGGGCACCGGTCCGCGACCGCGATCCCGACGAAGGACGCGGCATCCGACCGGCCCACGCCGGTCGAGTACGTCGCGATCATCCGCGCGGTGTGCCTCCGGCTCCGCCCTGCCCGGAGCTGACCACAGACCCACTCCGCCGACGTCGTGACGGCCCGGGGGTCGGAGCCCGCCAGCGCGGCGATACCCGGCCCCGCCGCGCCGGAGCGCAGCGTGGCGATCAGCAGCGACGGCGTGGCCTGGATCGGATCAGCCGATGCCACGCCTGCCGCCGAGCCACCGCGAGGACCGAACTCGCCCACGGCCGCGTGCGCGACGGAGAGACCCACGACTGCGAGACTCGCGTCCACCGCGAGGAACCAAAGGCCGCGCCGTGCCCAGCGACGGATCGCCGTACCCATCCCTGCCTCCCGAAGCCATCGACTCGACGATCGGCAACGACCGTCAGGGCGGCATGACGGGAGTGTTCGAATCGGGTAAAGCCGGGGCGGCCTGGGCATGACATCTGCTCACGGGTTCGCCTTGCGGTGCCCGGACCGGATTGACTGGTCGTATGGAACCCGATGCCGAGCACCCGAGGTTCGAAGCGCTGTACACGGGCGAGCGACCGCACGCCTATCTCATCGACATGGACGGCGTGCTCGTCGACGAAGGGCGACCGCTCGCCGGTGCGCCCGAGTTCGTCGCGCGACTGAAAGCCGCCGACCGCAAGTTCATGGTCCTCACGAACAACTCGATCTACACCCCGCGCGACCTGCGCGCGCGCCTGCAGCGGGCCGGCATCGACGTCCCGCAAGAGGCGCTGTGGACCTCTGCGCTCGCGACTGCGCAGTTCCTCGACTCGCAGAGACCGCACGGCACTGCCCACGTCGTCGGTGAGGCAGGACTCACGACCGCACTGCACGGGATCGGCTACGTGCTGACGGAGACCGAGCCCGACTACGTCGTCCTCGGCGAGACCCGCACCTACAGCTTCGAGGCGATCACTCGGGCGATCCGGTTGATCCGAGCAGGCGCCCGGTTCATCGCGACCAACCCGGATGCCACCGGTCCGTCGGCCGAAGGTCTGCTTCCGGCAACCGGCTCGGTCGCCGCGTTGATCACCCGGGCCACCGGCGTCACGCCGTACTTCGTCGGCAAGCCGAACCCGTTGATGATGCGCAGCGCCCTGAACCAGCTGGGCGCCCACTCGGAGACGACAGTGATGATCGGCGACCGGATGGACACCGACATCGTCGCCGGCATCGAGGCGGGCATGCGAACCGTCCTCGTCCTCAGCGGCATCACGGCCGGCCACGACGTCGAGCGGTTCCCCTACCGTCCCACCATCGTGGTCGACTCGGTCGCCGATCTTCCGATCGTGGGAGTCGACGACAACGGGTAGGTCCAGACCGCATATGCGGTGGGTGCAGGGGAGGAGACGAACGCACACCGTGCCGTTTCGCGACCGAGCCGACGCCGGACGCCGGCTGGCCGAGCTACCGGTGTGGGGGGAGCTGCACCGTCCGATCGTCCTTGGCCTCCCCCGCGGCGGCATGCCGATCGCCGCCGCCGTCGCCGAACGGCTCGACGCGGACCTCGACGTCTTCGTCGCGCACAAGGTGGGTGCACCTGGCCGGCCCGAGCTCGGCATCGGCGCGATCGCCGAAGGCTCCGATGTGGTCGTCATTGCGGACACCGCCGCGGCGCTGCGCATCGAACCCGAGCAGGTGGAAGCAGCCGCGGTCGGGGTGCGTGCGGAGGTGGTCCGCCGGACCGAGACCTACCGTGGCGGGCGAGCGCTGCCCGTCCTCGCCGGCCGCGACGTCATCGTCGTGGACGACGGAATCGCCACCGGCGTCACAGCCGAGGCGGCGTTGCGCGCGCTGCGGGCGCAGCACCCGCGGCGGCTCATTC
It encodes:
- a CDS encoding APC family permease, encoding MAATETPVQLGQKELRREIGLIGLAWASMGSIIGSGWLLGAKRALVIAGPSAIFGWAIGAVAIIILALIHAELGGMYPISGGTARFPHFTFGGSAGASYGWFSWLQAATVAPIEVLATIGYMTHYSWADKFLKTNGALSGRGLVVAIALMAVFVVVNMLTVRLLSHTNSALTWWKIAVPVFTIIVLLTKFHGSNFHAADGFAPAGAKGIFSAVASGGIIFALLGFEQADQLAGESRNPKRDIPMAIIGSIIIGSIIYFLLEVVFVGALPASLIPAHWTDPNSTLAALKGPFAELSSAVALGWLATLLYIDAVISPSGTGLIYTTATSRVSYGLSRNGYFPSWFEQTTKARVPWFGLIVSFIAGCIIFLPFPSWNSLVNLITSISVLMYGGAPLALGVLRKKMPEANRPYSIPFAAVLAPVGFIVANLLILWSDWDTYWKMIISILIGYVVLVATQVFKLNPVKVNLHLTKSWWIPLYLVGLGAIIEMSSFGHNPNKPVLHFGWDALVTAIWSLIIYYLAINQSLSKEEITEMVKETVVAEDSLLDIPTGLD
- a CDS encoding DUF732 domain-containing protein — protein: MGLSVAHAAVGEFGPRGGSAAGVASADPIQATPSLLIATLRSGAAGPGIAALAGSDPRAVTTSAEWVCGQLRAGRSRRHTARMIATYSTGVGRSDAASFVGIAVADRCPAHVAGAAAAPAAPPRSRR
- a CDS encoding HAD-IIA family hydrolase, with the protein product MEPDAEHPRFEALYTGERPHAYLIDMDGVLVDEGRPLAGAPEFVARLKAADRKFMVLTNNSIYTPRDLRARLQRAGIDVPQEALWTSALATAQFLDSQRPHGTAHVVGEAGLTTALHGIGYVLTETEPDYVVLGETRTYSFEAITRAIRLIRAGARFIATNPDATGPSAEGLLPATGSVAALITRATGVTPYFVGKPNPLMMRSALNQLGAHSETTVMIGDRMDTDIVAGIEAGMRTVLVLSGITAGHDVERFPYRPTIVVDSVADLPIVGVDDNG
- a CDS encoding phosphoribosyltransferase family protein; its protein translation is MPFRDRADAGRRLAELPVWGELHRPIVLGLPRGGMPIAAAVAERLDADLDVFVAHKVGAPGRPELGIGAIAEGSDVVVIADTAAALRIEPEQVEAAAVGVRAEVVRRTETYRGGRALPVLAGRDVIVVDDGIATGVTAEAALRALRAQHPRRLILATPVCAPEARAHLSHLADQVICVLLPADFMAVGSWYDDFAQTTDEEVVNLLRRPAPP